A stretch of DNA from Streptomyces gobiensis:
CGGACCGCTACGGCGTTCCGCGTATCTGCTTCGTCAACAAGCTGGACCGGACGGGTGCCGAGTTCCACCGCTGCGTCGACATGATCGTCGACCGCCTCGGTGCGGTGCCGCTGGTCATGCAGCTCCCGATCGGCACCGAGGCCGACTTCAAGGGCGTGGTTGACCTCGTCCACATGAAGGCGCTGGTCTGGTCCGCCGAGGCCAAGATGGGCGAGATGTACGACACCGTCGACATCCCGGAAACCCACAAGGAGGCTGCCGAGGAATGGCGCGGCAAGCTCCTTGAGTCCGTCGCCGAGAACGACGAGGAGATGATGGAGCTGTACCTCGAGGGCGAGGAGCCCACCGAGGAGCAGCTCATGGCGGCCATCCGCCGCGTCACCCTCGCCTCCACCGGCGCTGAGGGCACCACCACGGTCACCCCGGTGTTCTGTGGCACCGCGTTCAAGAACAAGGGCGTGCAGCCCCTGCTTGACGCGGTGGTGCGCTACCTCCCGTCCCCGCTCGACGTCGAGGCCGTTGAGGGCCAGTCGGTGAAGGACCCAGAGGAGATCCTCAAGCGCAAGCCGTCCGAGGACGAGCCGATGTCGGCGCTCGCTTTCAAGATCGCGAGCGACCCGCACCTCGGCAAGCTCACCTTCATCCGGATCTACTCCGGGCGTCTGGTGGCCGGCACTCAGGTGCTGAACTCGGTGAAGGGCAAGAAGGAGCGCATCGGCAAGATCTACCGGATGCACGCGAACAAGCGTGAGGAGATCGACGCGGTGGGTGCCGGTGACATTGTCGCCGTCATGGGTCTGAAGCAGACCACCACCGGTGAGACCCTCTGCGACGCGTCGAACCCGGTGATCCTCGAGTCCATGGAGTTCCCGGCTCCGGTGATCCAGGTCGCCATTGAGCCGAAGTCCAAGGGCGACCAGGAGAAGCTGGGTGTCGCCATCCAGCGCCTCGCCGAGGAGGACCCGTCCTTCCAGGTCCACACCGACGACGAGACCGGCCAGACCATCATCGCGGGTATGGGCGAGCTGCACCTCGATGTGCTTGTCGACCGTATGAAGCGTGAATTCAAGGTCGAGGCCAATGTCGGTAAGCCGCAGGTGGCTTACCGCGAGACGCTGCGCAAGCGGGTCGAGAAGGTCGACTACACGCACAAGAAGCAGACTGGTGGTTCCGGCCAGTTCGCGAAGGTGCAGATCGACGTCGAGCCCCTCGAAGGCGACGGCTACGAGTTCGAGAACAAGGTCACCGGTGGCCGTATCCCGCGGGAGTACATCCCGTCCGTGGACGCGGGCTGCCAGGAGGCCATGGAGTTCGGCGTGCTGGCGGGCTACCCGCTCACCGGTGTCAAGGTGACGCTGCTCGACGGCGCTTACCACGACGTCGACTCCTCCGAGCTCGCGTTCAAGATCGCCGGATCGATGGCGTTCAAGGACGCCGCGCGCAAGGCGAGCCCGGCACTGCTCGAGCCGATGATGGCCGTTGAGGTCACCACGCCCGAGGAGTACATGGGCGATGTGATCGGTGACATCAACTCCCGCCGTGGCCAGGTACAGGCCATGGAGGAGCGGGGTGGCGCCAAGCTCGTCAAGGGCCTGGTTCCGCTCTCGGAGATGTTCGGTTACGTCGGTGACCTGCGCAGCAAGACCTCCGGTCGCGCAAGCTACTCGATGCAGTTCGACTCCTACGCCGAGGTTCCCAAGAACGTCGCTGAGGAGATCATCGCGAAGGTCCGAGGCGAGTAAAGGCGGTTCGCCGCTTTAATCTCAGCCCTTAGGCTGTAGCAAAAGGCATTCGGGGCACCGGTTATCGAACCCACAGTGTTCGATGGCCGGTCCCCGGTCGCCAGCCCTTAAGAACGAACAGGTCAAGGGCGTCCCCCTCGGGGTCCTGGCCGGTTCGGTACGACCACCTGAACCCCTCGCAGAGTGCGGGGGCGTACAGCACCAGTCCACAGGAGGACCCCAGTGGCGAAGGCGAAGTTCGAGCGGACTAAGCCGCACGTCAACATCGGCACCATCGGTCACATTGACCACGGTAAGACCACCCTTACGGCGGCCATTACCAAGGTGCTGCACGACGCGTTTCCGGACCTGAACGAGGCCTCGGCCTTCGAGAACATCGACAAGGCCCCGGAGGAGCGCCAGCGCGGTATCACCATCTCCATCGCGCATGTTGAGTACCAGACCGAGTCGCGTCACTACGCGCACGTTGACTGCCCCGGTCACGCGGACTACATCAAGAACATGATCACCGGTGCCGCCCAGATGGACGGCGCGATCCTCGTGGTCGCCGCGACCGATGGTCCGATGCCGCAGACCAAGGAGCATGTGCTCCTGGCCCGCCAGGTCGGCGTGCCGTACATCGTGGTCGCCCTGAACAAGGCCGACATGGTGGACGACGAGGAGATCCTGGAGCTCGTTGAGCTCGAGGTCCGTGAGCTCCTCTCCGAGTACGAGTTCCCGGGCGACGACGTCCCGGTCGTCAAGGTCTCGGCGCTCAAGGCGCTCGAGGGCGACGAGGAGTGGGGCAAGTCCGTCCTCGACCTGATGAAGGCTGTCGACGAGTCGATCCCGGAGCCGGCGCGTGACACCGACAAGCCGTTCCTGATGCCGATTGAGGACGTCTTCACCATCACCGGTCGCGGTACGGTCGTCACCGGCCGCATCGAGCGTGGTGTCCTCAAGGTCAACGAGAACGTCGACATCATCGGTATCAAGGAGGAGAAGACCTCCACCACCGTTACCGGTATCGAGATGTTCCGTAAGCTGCTCGACGAGGGCCAGGCCGGTGAGAACGTCGGTCTGCTGCTCCGCGGCATCAAGCGCGAGGACGTCGAGCGCGGCCAGGTCATCATCAAGCCGGGCTCGGTCACCCCGCACACGGAGTTCGAGGCGCAGGCGTACATCCTGTCGAAGGACGAGGGCGGCCGCCACACCCCGTTCTTCAACAACTACCGCCCGCAGTTCTACTTCCGTACCACCGACGTGACCGGCGTGGTGACCCTCCCCGAGGGCACCGAGATGGTCATGCCGGGCGACAACACTGAGATGAAGGTTGAGCTCATCCAGCCGGTCGCCATGGAGGAGGGCCTGAAGTTCGCCATCCGTGAGGGCGGCCGGACCGTGGGCGCCGGCCAGGTCACCAAGATCGTTAAGTGACCCGCCGCGCCTAGGGCGCAACCGTCGAAGGGCTCGCACGCTTACCCGTGCGAGCCCTTCCGCGTTGTACACGACCCCCGGGGCTGGTCGGTGGGTCGGTGCCGGGGCGGGATACCTCCTCGGCGCTCGCGCGTCATCCAGCTCCGTCCCTTGACCGGCTCTTGCGCTCGTCGCCTGCGGGGGCACCCCACCCCGTCCCCTCCGGTCGTCTCCGCCGCAGTCGCCGAACCGGCCGGAGGGGGTGGGCGCCGGGCGTGCCCCCGCAGCGGACGAGCGCTGCCGCCGGGTGCCGCTACGGAGCGGGATGCCGCGCGAGCCGCGAGGAGGTACCCCGGCACCCACCCCCGACCCACCCACCCACAGCGCGTCCGGCTGCGGGCGCCAACCGGGCATACTGCCCCGATTGGCGTGAGCTGATGGGGATGTGGCACACTAACCAGGTTGCTCGGTTGAGTGCCGATGCTGTGCGCCTCCCGCCGGGAGGACTGGAAGCGAGTCCTGAGGTATTCGTCGTCCCTTATCAGGGGCGGAAATACGGGAATCTTCCGGGAAGCGCAGGAGGGGCTTCCAGCCAGGCACCCGGTGGATTTCTTCCCCGGACCCCCTTCGGCAGGGAAAATCTCCGGTGGAGTTTTCTGAGAAGGGGTGCGACACGCCCGACCGCGTGGGTCGGAGCGAGTCGCCGGGTGAAGAACAAGATCCACGGGTTCCAGAGCGTTACGAGAGACAGGACTACGAAGTAGCCATGGCGGGACAGAAGATCCGCATCCGGCTCAAGGCCTACGACCACGAGGTCATCGACACCTCGGCGAAGAAGATCGTCGAGACGGTGACGCGCACTGGTGCGTCGGTCGCGGGCCCGGTGCCGCTGCCCACTGAGAAGAACGTGTACTGCGTCATCAAGTCGCCGCACAAGTACAAGGACTCGCGCGAGCACTTCGAGATGCGCACTCACAAGCGCCTGATCGACATCCTCGACCCGACTCCCAAGACCGTTGACTCGCTGATGCGCCTGGACCTTCCGGCCGGCGTTGACATCGAGATCAAGCTCTGAGAGGCGCGGTAGAGATGGCTAAGCAGATCAAGGGCGTCCTGGGCGAGAAGCTCGGCATGACCCAGGTCTGGGACGAGAACAACCGTGTCGTCCCGGTAACCGTTGTCAAGGCCGGCCCCTGCGTCGTGACCCAGGTGCGCACCGCAGACAAGGACGGCTACGAAGCCGTTCAGATCGCCTTCGGCGAGATCGACCCGCGCAAGGTGAACAAGCCCCTCAAGGGCCACTTCGCCAACGCCGATGTCACCCCCCGTCGCCACCTCGTGGAGCTCCGCACCGCGGACGCCAGCGAGTACACCCTGGGCCAGGAGATCACCGCTGAGGTGTTCGAGTCCGGTGTGAAGGTCGACGTGACCGGTAAGAGCAAGGGCAAGGGCACCGCCGGTGTCATGAAGCGTCATGGCTTCCACGGCGGCAAGGCCTCCCACGGCGCGCACCGTGTGCACCGCAAGCCGGGCTCCATCGGTGGCTGCGCCACCCCGGGCCGCGTGTTCAAGGGCATGCGGATGGCCGGTCGCATGGGCAACGAGCGGGTCACCACCCAGAACCTGACCGTCCATGCCGTTGACGCGGAGAAGGGACTGCTGCTCATCAAGGGCGCCGTCCCCGGTCCGAATGGCGGCCTCGTCCTGGTCCGTACCGCGGCCAAGGGGGCCTGAGGTAAGCGATGAGTACCCCTACAAGCATTGACATCCTTTCGCCGGCAGGCGACAAGGCCGGGACCGTCGAGCTCCCCGCGGAGATCTTCGACGCGCAGGTCAGCGTTCCGCTGATCCACCAGGTCGTTGTCGCACAGCTGGCCGCTGCCCGTCAGGGCACGCACAAGACCAAGACCCGTGGCGAGGTCCGCGGCGGTGGCCGTAAGCCGTACCGCCAGAAGGGCACCGGCCGCGCCCGTCAGGGTTCGACCCGAGCGCCGCAGTTCGCCGGTGGTGGCGTTGTGCACGGTCCCGTGCCGCGTGACTACTCGCAGCGGACCCCGAAGAAGATGAAGGCCGCCGCCCTGCGCGGTGCCCTCTCCGACCGGGCGCGCCACAACCGTGTCCACGTCGTCTCCGGCGTGGTCGAGGGCGAGGTCTCCACCAAGGCCGCCAAGACGCTGTTCGGCAAGCTCAGCGAGCGTAAGAACCTGCTCCTGGTCGCCGACCGGTCCGACGAGGCCGCGTGGCTGTCCGCCCGCAACCTGCCCCAGGTGCACATCCTGGAGCCGGGTCAGCTGAACACGTACGACGTGCTCGTCTCCGACGACGTGGTCTTCACGAAGGCCGCCTTTGAGTCCTTCGTCGCCGGGCCGGTTAAGGCCGGCAAGGCCGTCGCGACCGAGGCCGAGCTCGAAGGGAGCGACGCCTGATGAGCGAGGCACCTGTCACCACCGCAGCCGAGGTCACCAGCAAGACGTTCACGGACCCCCGTGACATCCTGCTCAAGCCGGTGGTCTCCGAGAAGAGCTACGCGCTGCTGGACGAGAACAAGTACACGTTCATCGTCGACCCGCGTGCCAACAAGACCCAGATCAAGCAGGCCGTCGAGGCGGTCTTCACGGTCAAGGTCACCAGCGTCAACACGATCAACCGGCAGGGCAAGCGCAAGCGCACCCGTACCGGTTACGGCAAGCGCGCCGACACCAAGCGCGCCATCGTGACCCTCGCCGAGGGCGACCGTATCGACATCTTCGGCGGCCCGGTCTCCTAGCGGAGGTCGAGCCGTCCGATATCGGACGAGGACTGAGAAATGGGTATCCGCAAGTACAAGCCGACGACTCCGGGCCGTCGTGGCTCCAGCGTCGCCGACTTCGTCGAGATCACGCGGTCCACGCCGGAGAAGTCGCTGGTCCGCCCGCTGCACAGCAAGGGCGGCCGTAACAACGCCGGTCGTGTGACCGTTCGCCACCAGGGCGGTGGCCACAAGCGCGCCTACCGAGTGATCGACTTCCGTCGTCACGACAAGGACGGCGTGCCGGCCAAGGTCGCGCACATCGAGTACGACCCGAACCGCACCGCACGCATCGCACTGCTGCACTACGCAGACGGCGAGAAGCGCTACATCCTCGCTCCGGCCGGCCTCAAGCAGGGCGACCGGATCGAGAACGGCGCCGGCGCCGACATCAAGCCGGGCAACAACCTCCCGCTGCGCAACATCCCGGTGGGTACGGTTCTGCACGCCATCGAGCTGCGGCCCGGCGGCGGCGCGAAGTTCGCCCGCTCCGCGGGTGCCTCCGTGCAGCTGCTGGCGCGGGAGGGCTCCATGGCCCACCTGCGTATGCCGTCCGGGGAGATCCGGCTGGTCGACGTCCGCTGCCGCGCCACTGTTGGCGAGGTCGGCAACGCCGAGCAGTCGAACATCAACTGGGGCAAGGCCGGCCGTATGCGCTGGAAGGGCGTTCGCCCGACCGTCCGCGGTGTGGTGATGAACCCGATCGACCACCCGCACGGTGGTGGTGAGGGTCGTACCTCCGGTGGTCGCCACCCGGTGTCCCCGTGGGGCAAGAAGGAAGGACGTACTCGCTCGCCGAAGAAGGCCAGCAACAAGTACATCGTCCGCCGCCGCAAGACGAACAAGAAGCGCTAGGAGCGGGTTTAGATGCCGCGCAGTCTCAAGAAGGGGCCCTTCGTCGACGACCACCTGATCAAGAAGGTGGACGTACAGAACGAATCCGGTTCCAAGAACGTCATCAAGACCTGGTCCCGCCGCTCGATGATCGTCCCGGCCATGCTCGGCCACACGATCGCGGTGCACGATGGCCGCAAGCACGTCCCGGTGTTCGTCACCGAGTCGATGGTCGGCCACAAGCTCGGCGAGTTTGCGCCGACCCGCACCTTCCGCGGCCACGTGAAGGACGACCGCAAGTCGCGGCGTCGCTGATCGGCTGGGTGCGAAGACTATGACTGACACCGAAGGGACAACCATGGAAGCCAGGGCCCAGGCGCGCTATGTGCGCGTCACGCCCATGAAGGCCCGCCGCGTGGTGGACCTCATCCGTGGCATGGATGCCACGGAGGCTCAGGCGGTCCTGCGTTTCGCCCCGCAGGCCGCGAGCGTGCCGGTAGGCAAGGTGCTCGACAGCGCCATTGCCAATGCCGCGCATAACTACGACCACACCGACGCCGACAGCCTCGTTATCTCCGAGGCCTATGTCGACGAGGGCCCGACCCTGAAGCGGTTCCGTCCGCGTGCTCAGGGCCGTGCCTACCGGATCCGTAAGCGGACCAGCCACATCACGGTGGTCGTCAGCAGCAAGGAAGGAACCCGGTAATGGGCCAGAAGGTTAACCCGCACGGGTTCCGGCTCGGCATCACCACGGACTTCAAGTCCCGGTGGTACGCCGACAAGCTGTACAAGGACTACGTCAAGGAAGATGTCGAGATCCGCCGCCTGCTGACGCAGGGCATGGAGCGGGCCGGTATCTCCAAGGTTGAGATCGAGCGCACTCGCGACCGCGTCCGCGTCGACGTTCACACCGCCCGTCCGGGCATCGTGATCGGCCGTCGTGGTGCCGAGGCCGAGCGGATCCGCGGTCAGCTGGAGAAGCTGACCGGCAAGCAGATCCAGTTCAACATCCTCGAGGTCAAGAACCCGGAGACAGACGCTCAGCTGGTGGCTCAGGCCGTCGCCGAGCAGCTGTCCTCCCGTGTCTCCTTCCGTCGCGCCATGCGTAAGAGCATGCAGTCGACCATGAAGGCCGGGGCCAAGGGCATCAAGATCCAGTGCGGTGGCCGTCTCGGCGGCGCCGAGATGTCCCGCTCGGAGTTCTACCGCGAGGGCCGGGTGCCGCTGCACACGCTCCGCGCGAATGTGGACTACGGCTTCTTCGAGGCCAAGACCACCTTCGGCCGGATCGGCGTGAAGGTGTGGATCTACAAAGGTGATGTCAAGAACATCGCCGAGGTCCGCGCCGAGAACGCCGCCGCTCGCGCGGGCAACCGCCCGTCGCGTGGTGGCGGCAGCGACCGCCCGCGTCGCGGTGGCGAGCGTGGCGGCCGTGGCCGTAAGCCGCAGCAGCAGCAGGCGCAGCCCGAGGCTCCCAAGGCCGAGGCGACCGCCGCTGCCGCTCCGGCTGCTGAAACCGGCTCTGCCGGAAGGGAGGCCTGACCAATGCTGATCCCTCGCAGGGTCAAGCACCGCAAGCAGCACCACCCGAAGCGCAAGGGTATGGCCAAGGGCGGTACTGAGCTGGCTTTCGGTGAGTTCGGTATCCAGGCCGTCACTCCCGCGTATGTGACGAACCGGCAGATCGAGGCAGCTCGTATCTCCATGACCCGTCACATCAAGCGTGGCGGCAAGGTCTGGATCAACATCTACCCGGACCGCCCGCTGACCAAGAAGCCCGCTGAGACCCGCATGGGTTCCGGTAAGGGTTCGCCGGAGTGGTGGGTCGCGAACGTCAAGCCCGGTCGGGTGATGTTCGAGCTGTCCTACCCGAACGAGAAGATTGCTCGTGAGGCGCTCATTCGCGCTGCTCACAAGCTTCCGATGAAGTGCCGGATCGTGCGGCGCGAGGCAGGTGAGTCGTGATGGCGGCTGGTACCAAGGCGACCGAGCTGCGCGAGCTGAGCAACGAGGAGCTCGTTGCGAAGCTGCGTGAGGCCAAGGAGGAGCTGTTCAAGCTCCGTTTCCAGGCGGCGACCGGACAGCTGGAGAACAACGGTCGGCTGAAGGCCGTCCGCAAGGACATCGCCCGGATCTACACCCTGATGCGTGAGCGCGAGCTCGGTATCGAGACGGTGGAGAGCGCCTAATGAGCGAGAACAATGTGACTGAGAAGCAGACCAGCGAGCGCGGTTTCCGCAAGACCCGTGAGGGTCTGGTCGTCAGCGACAAGATGGACAAGACCGTCGTCGTCGCCGTCGAGGACCGCGTCAAGCACGCCCTGTACGGCAAGGTCATCCGCCGTACCAACAAGCTCAAGGCGCACGACGAGCAGAACGCCGCGGGTACCGGCGACCGTGTCCTCCTGATGGAGACCCGGCCGCTGTCCGCGACCAAGCGCTGGCGCGTCGTCGAGATCCTCGAGAAGGCCAAGTAGGCAATTTCCGCAAGGAAATTCCCATCAATTGCAGCCTGAGTTCTCTCAGGACTAGTTCCGCCAGGCTCGGCAGGGGTCGAACCTCGCAAGGTCCAACCCCTGCCGGGAACCGGCAGACGATCAGGAGATAGACGTGATCCAGCAGGAGTCGCGACTGCGTGTCGCCGACAACACTGGTGCAAAGGAGATCCTTTGTATCCGTGTTCTCGGTGGCTCGGGTCGCCGCTACGCGGGTATTGGCGACGTCATCGTCGCCACCGTGAAGGATGCGATCCCCGGTGGCAACGTGAAGAAGGGCGACATCGTCAAGGCCGTCATCGTGCGCACCGTCAAGGAGCGCCGTCGGCCCGACGGTTCGTACATCCGCTTCGACGAGAACGCTGCCGTCATCCTTAAGAACGACGGTGACCCCCGCGGCACCCGTATTTTCGGCCCCGTGGGCCGTGAGCTGCGCGAGAAGAAGTTTATGAAGATCATCTCGCTCGCGCCGGAGGTGCTGTGAGCATGAAGATCAAGAAGGGCGACCTGGTTCAGGTCATCACCGGTAAGGACAAGGGCAAGCAGGGCAAGGTCATCGTGGCCTTCCCCCGCGAGAACCGCGTCCTCGTCGAGGGTGTCAACCGGGTCAAGAAGCACACCAAGGCCGGCCAGACCGCTCGTGGCTCAAAGACCGGCGGCATTGTGACGACCGAGGCCCCGATCCACGTGAGCAATGTTCAGCTCGTGGTGGAGAAGGACGGCAAGAAGGTCGTCACCCGCGTCGGGTACCGCTTCGACGAGGACGGCAACAAGATCCGCGTTGCCAAGCGGACCGGTGAGGACATCTGATGACTGCCACCTCAGACACTGCCAGGGCCAATCCGCGCCTCAAGCAGCGCTACCGCGACGAGATCCAGACCAAGCTGCGTGACGAGTTCAAGTACGAGAACGTCATGCAGATCCCCGGCCTCACCAAGATCGTGGTCAACATGGGTGTGGGCGACGCCGCCCGCGACTCCAAGCTGATCGAGGGCGCCATCCGCGACCTCGCCACGATCACCGGCCAGAAGCCGGCCGTGACCAAGGCCCGTAAGTCCATCGCGCAGTTCAAGCTGCGTGAGGGCCAGCCGATCGGTGCCCACGTGACCCTGCGTGGCGACCGGATGTGGGAGTTCCTGGACCGCCTGCTGTCGCTCGCGCTGCCGCGCATCCGCGACTTCCGCGGTCTGTCGCCGAAGCAGTTCGACGGCCGGGGCAACTACACCTTCGGTCTCACGGAGCAGGTCATGTTCCACGAGATCGACCAGGACAAGATCGACCGGGTCCGGGGCATGGACATCACCGTGGTCACCACGGCGACCAATGACGATGAGGGCCGCGCCCTGCTGCGTCACCTCGGCTTCCCGTTCAAGGAGAACTGATCATGGCGAAGAAGGCTCTGATCGCTAAGGCCGCTCGCAAGCCCAAGTTCGCTGTGCGTGCGTACACCCGCTGCCAGCGTTGTGGCCGGCCGCACTCCGTCTACCGTAAGTTCGGCCTGTGCCGCGTGTGCCTTCGTGAGATGGCTCACCGTGGCGAGCTGCCGGGCGTGACCAAGAGCTCCTGGTAGTCCAGCGCCAGCTGGATAAGCCAGGGCTCTCGGTAAGCATTCTGGACGACGGGAGCCCAGTCCCCATGCCGTAGGCTTGTGGGGTTGGGCGCCCGCCGCCCGTGACCGCACGCGGGCAGTCAAGAACACTGTCCGCCAAAAGTCGCTTACTACGCCGTAGGTCCCCGCACCGCACCCGTCCCGCCACTGAGTGGGGAGAGGGATGGCGCAGATAGGAAACCCCGGCGAGAGAGGCCGAAGGCCATCACATGACCATGACCGATCCGATCGCAGACATGTTGACGCGTCTGCGGAACGCGAACTCGGCGTACCACGACTCCGTCGAGATGCCGCACAGCAAGATCAAGTCGCACATCGCGGAGATCCTCCAGCAGGAGGGCTACATCACCGGCTGGAAGGTCGAGGACGCCCAGGTGGGCAAGAACCTCGTCCTGGAGCTGAAGTTCGGCCCCAACCGCGAGCGCTCGATCGCCGGCATCAAGCGGATTTCGAAGCCGGGCCTGCGGGTCTACGCAAAGTCCACCAACCTGCCGAAGGTGCTCGGCGGCCTGGGCGTGGCGATCATCTCCACCTCCCACGGGCTCCTCACCGACAAGCAGGCCAGCAAGAAGGGCGTGGGTGGGGAAGTCCTCGCCTACGTCTGGTAACGGAAGGGAACGGAGGAAAAGCCATGTCGCGAATCGGCAAGCTCCCCATCCAGGTTCCCGCCGGTGTGGACGTCACCATCGATGGCCGTACGGTCGCAGTGAAGGGCCCCAAGGGTTCTCTCTCGCACACCGTCGTCGCGCCCATCGAGGTCGCCAAGGGTGAGGACGGCGCCATTGTCGTCGCCCGCCCGAACGACGAGAGCAGGAACAAGGCCCTGCACGGCCTGTCCCGCACGCTGGTGGCGAACATGATCACTGGCGTGACCCAGGGATACAGCAAGAAGCTTGAGATCAGTGGTGTCGGTTACCGCGTCCAGGCGAAGGGCTCCAACCTGGAGTTCTCGCTGGGCTACAGCCACCCGATCCTGATCGAGGCCCCCGAGGGCATCTCCTTCAAGGTCGAGTCCCCGACCAAGCTGAGTGTCGAAGGCATCGACAAGCAGAAGGTCGGCGAGGTCGCCGCGAACATCCGCAAACTGCGGAAGCCCGACCCGTACAAGGCCAAGGGCGTCAAGTACGAGGGCGAAGTCATCCGCCGCAAGGTCGGAAAGGCTGGTAAGTAAGCCATGGCATACGGCGTGAAGATCGCCAAGGGCGATGCCTACAAGCGCGCTGCCGCCAAGCGCCGTCACGTTCGCATCCGCAAGAGGATCTCGGGTACGCCCGAGCGTCCGCGGCTGGTTGTGACGCGTTCCAACCGTCACATGGTGGCGCAGGTCATCGACGACATCGCGGGCCACACGCTGGCCTCCGCGTCGTCGCTGGACGCGTCCATCCGTGGCGGCGAGGGTGACAAGAGCGCCCAGGCCAAGCAGGTCGGCGCACTGGTCGCCGAGCGTGCGAAGGCCGCGGGTATCGAGGCCGTCGTGTTCGACCGCGGTGGCAACAAGTACGCAGGGCGGATTGCCGCTCTGGCTGACGCCGCCCGCGAGGCAGGGCTCAAGTTCTGAGCCGCCCGTCGCGGCAGCGACTGAATGTTGCTGTAGCTAGCGGACGTAAACGAGAGAGGTAATTCCAATGGCTGGACCCCAGCGCCGCGGTGGCGGCGCCGGTGGCGGCGAGCGGCGGGACCGTAAGGACCGGCGGGATGGTGGCGCTGCCGCCGAGAAAACCGCGTACGTCGAGCGGGTCGTCGCGATCAACCGCGTCGCCAAGGTTGTGAAGGGTGGTCGTCGCTTCAGCTTCACCGCGCTGGTCGTGGTGGGCGACGGTGACGGCACCGTGGGTGTCGGATACGGCAAGGCCAAGGAGGTGCCGGCCGCCATCGCCAAGGGTGTTGAGGAGGCCAAGAAGCACTTCTTCAAGGTCCCCCGGATCCAGGGCACCATCCCGCACCCGATTCAGGGCGAGAAGGCCGCAGGCGTCGTCCTGCTCAAGCCGGCTTCCCCCGGTACCGGTGTGATCGCCGGTGGCCCGGTGCGCGCCGTGCTGGAGTGTGCGGGCATCCATGACGTGCTCAGCAAGTCGCTTGGCTCGTCCAACCCGATCAACATCGTGCACGCCACGGTGACGGCTCTCCAGGGGCTGCAGCGCCCCGAGGAGATCGCCGCCCGCCGTGGTCTGCCGCTTGAGGACGTCGCTCCCGCCGCTCTGCTGCGGGCGCGGGCTGGGGTGAGCGCGTAATGGCTCAGCTCAAGATCACCCAGGCCAAGTCCGTGATCGGTACGAAGCAGAACCACCGTGACACGCTGCGGACCCTCGGTCTCAAGCGCGTCAGCGACGTGGTCGTCAAGGAGGACCGTCCCGAGGTCCGCGGCATGGTGCACGCCGTGCGGCACCTCGTCACGGTTGAGGAGGTCTGATCATGGCGGAAGACAAGCCGCTGAAGGTCCACAACCTCCGTCCGGCCCCGGGCGCCAAGACCGCCAAGACCCGTGTCGGTCGTGGTGAGGCGTCCAAGGGTAAGACGGCCGGTCGTGGCACCAAGGGCACCAAGGCCCGTTACCAGGTTCCGGAGCGCTTCGAGGGTGGGCAGATGCCGCTGCACATGCGGCTGCCCAAGCTCAAGGGCTTCAAGAACCCCGCCCACAAGCAGTTCCAGGTCGTGAACCTGGAGAAGCTGGCCGCGCTCTACCCGCAGGGTGGCGAGGTTACGGTGGCCGACCTGGTCGCCAAGGGCGCTGTGCGCAAGAACGAGCTCGTCAAGGTGCTCGGCGCCGGCGAGATCACCGTGGCGCTGCAGGTGTCGGTTGACGCCGTCTCCGGCTCCGCCAAGGAGAAGATCACCGCCGCCGGCGGTACCGTCACCGAACTCATCTGAGTCCCGGCTGGCTCTTACGGCCTGGGTTACTTTCTCCTCATGGGGGAGAGGAACCCAGGCCGTCGGCATTTCCGCGCTGATATATGGCTGCACTGCTGTATATCAGCGCAGCTATATACCGGCCGCGTTATATATCAGCGCTGCTATATAGACCAGCCGATATATAGCTGCCTTGA
This window harbors:
- the rpsH gene encoding 30S ribosomal protein S8, with the protein product MTMTDPIADMLTRLRNANSAYHDSVEMPHSKIKSHIAEILQQEGYITGWKVEDAQVGKNLVLELKFGPNRERSIAGIKRISKPGLRVYAKSTNLPKVLGGLGVAIISTSHGLLTDKQASKKGVGGEVLAYVW
- the rplF gene encoding 50S ribosomal protein L6; the protein is MSRIGKLPIQVPAGVDVTIDGRTVAVKGPKGSLSHTVVAPIEVAKGEDGAIVVARPNDESRNKALHGLSRTLVANMITGVTQGYSKKLEISGVGYRVQAKGSNLEFSLGYSHPILIEAPEGISFKVESPTKLSVEGIDKQKVGEVAANIRKLRKPDPYKAKGVKYEGEVIRRKVGKAGK
- the rplR gene encoding 50S ribosomal protein L18; its protein translation is MAYGVKIAKGDAYKRAAAKRRHVRIRKRISGTPERPRLVVTRSNRHMVAQVIDDIAGHTLASASSLDASIRGGEGDKSAQAKQVGALVAERAKAAGIEAVVFDRGGNKYAGRIAALADAAREAGLKF
- the rpsE gene encoding 30S ribosomal protein S5 — encoded protein: MAGPQRRGGGAGGGERRDRKDRRDGGAAAEKTAYVERVVAINRVAKVVKGGRRFSFTALVVVGDGDGTVGVGYGKAKEVPAAIAKGVEEAKKHFFKVPRIQGTIPHPIQGEKAAGVVLLKPASPGTGVIAGGPVRAVLECAGIHDVLSKSLGSSNPINIVHATVTALQGLQRPEEIAARRGLPLEDVAPAALLRARAGVSA
- the rpmD gene encoding 50S ribosomal protein L30 → MAQLKITQAKSVIGTKQNHRDTLRTLGLKRVSDVVVKEDRPEVRGMVHAVRHLVTVEEV
- the rplO gene encoding 50S ribosomal protein L15 → MAEDKPLKVHNLRPAPGAKTAKTRVGRGEASKGKTAGRGTKGTKARYQVPERFEGGQMPLHMRLPKLKGFKNPAHKQFQVVNLEKLAALYPQGGEVTVADLVAKGAVRKNELVKVLGAGEITVALQVSVDAVSGSAKEKITAAGGTVTELI